The DNA segment AGCTATTAAAAAGTTTGCATGTACTTTAATTAAAGATGACACTACAGCTTATgaagtggaaagagaaaagtatGGGATGTATAGGCTTGCAACAGATGAGTGTTTCCCTAAATTGTGCAATAATACCTTCTCATCACAACTGTGTATGTAACTTCCTAGAGttaatatgcaaataaaactgtttataaaattaaaaaagataacAAGTGAAAATTTAATCACCATGATATAAAATGtactttatatatattatacaaaATTGTACATTAATATgaataaatatacattttaatcTTAACATTTTATATGGATATTTAAAGACTATAAGGTAACACTTGTTCAGTTGGTTTCTCCTCTTTGTATACTCTTAACAATCCTCATTGATCAGCAGTCTAGGAACCTCTCAAGCCAAGAAGGGTCTGGGTCTACATCACATAACAAGGATGGAATCCTGAGCACTTTTTAGACtttgatacatattttttttcaaataaaagtgatttttactttcagttataaaagctactttaaaactatttttttttttcagaatgaaactTAAGAAGcctggtttgaaaaaaaaaagttaataaaaattacatcaaGGCAACACCTAAGTAGTACAGCATAGCatcaaggaataaaaaaaaaaaagtcactgctACCAGAGTTTACTGGCCAAAATCTCCTAATAATTATGAATATAATTATTGTATACAGTGTATAGTATCAATAACCTGGCTGCCTGTTAAGACTTGGTCTACAATGAAAAGCATTGTTAGTGAAGTTATGTATGTAAGCACACATGCTTTTTGTTCAAATCAAATGCAGCTACACtagcaaaaaaatctttttgcagTACATTTGCTAGAGGAACCAGCATACCCCGTACTAGTAAAACCCCCTTTCCTTTCTACTTGCATGAAACACATGCTAGGACTTATGACGTAACTACACCAGAAACCAAGCAAGGCACACCAAGGCCtcaaatttttttcctggacagGAGACTGCATTAAGAGTATTAAAAGTCTATAAGCGGCCTACATTAGGAGGGAATTAGGATTCCATAAATTCAGTGATAATAAATTTCAATACCACTCGTCCAGGTTATGCTGTATACAACAAGCAGGTTACCTGAACTCTTCATGTTAGGCATCTGCTCCACTGgagaaaaaattctgtatttaagaCAATTTTCACTCACCTTTTTTTAAGAAGATCAAGGACAACTTGAAAAAAAGTATCAATTAATAAAGACCTATCctttttcataagaaaaagtAGCAAAGGTGGGGTGTCTTAAAAGCCAGTGGCTGCTCCATGACATTTAGGTTCAAATACGATAAAGTGCACTTTTATAACTATACCTGGTGCAACAAGTGTGCATCATGTTCCAGCTTCCATAAAACATCTGCCAAAATCCTACACTCTTTAAACTGTGTGGTAGATGACTGTAAGGCCCTGCCACAGGCAGACTCATTTTTGCATCAGCAGAAAACAGCCCAAAACATGGCAGACTGTCTCATTTATTAACATATAAACCTTGTGTGCAGTGGACGTACTGACGACACACGGTTCTAGGTGGACCACAACCTTTAATGAGGCAGGCAGACAGAATCCAAACTATTTAAAAGAccatctctctcctcctcctgttttGCTAGTCTGTGGAGGCATGAAAACTAGAACTTGTTAATGAAGAACTAGCTTTGCTGGCTAGGCACTCTTTCATGACATATTTTCCACTACTAGGTGCTGGGGAAAGCACTCAGTGGATTTTAGTGATTTGCACTGGCTTGTATTTGAAGTATCAACAGAAGAACCTAGATCACTGCACTGCTAATAGTTATGCTAAAAAACAACCaataaacccccaaacccctggAAAACCCAACAGCTATACAGTTTAGCGCTCTTTCCACCTTGTTTACCTGTTGTACTTAGTTGTAAGACCTGTTGCAGTGCTATATGAAAGCTGCCATTCTCATCCAAGCTTTCAGAGCCTTCtgtattaaaacagaaataacacaCGAAAACACTTCTAAATCCACAGGTTTGGAAGCAATAGGCATTTTAGATACACATGCAATAACAATGCATAAAGTAAAAAGTATGTGTGAAACTGTCTGAATCATAGTGTTTCTTGTTAGCCACTTCAAACATGTCCTTTCTAACAGCTGTtaagtgggagaaagaaaaagtttcttcctCAGCGTGTGTTGGAGCAGAAGTGAGTATTGGTGGCTGGGGTCAGCGGTCTGATTCCATTCATAGACTTTCCTGTTCAGTTCCGTATGGATATCTAATATAGAGAGTTTCCTGCAGCAACAAAAGTAAAAGCTTTCTATTAGAGAATGAAGCAAGACACCATTTAAGAATTCACAAGAGAGAAGACAACCTTAGAttcagcaagaagaaaagtttcaaaattcAGTCTTTATTGCAGAGGTTACACCTCTAAAACCCAAGGCTAAATATGTATTTTGGAGACAATCTGTTATAACCCAGATTACTATAATATTGGTTAAGCTAACACGATGCTCTGTGACTTCACAACAAGGTTTTAGAAGCTGTAAAAATGTACTAAATATTAACCCTGCAACTACCTTGAAAAACAGTTGCTAGCTTGCTGGTAGATCAGTCGTACAAAGAAAACTTCTGTTGGCAAGTTATTTATCCAAACATACCTGGTTATATATCCAAACATACGTGATTTTTTGCTCAGATTCCTTTTGATAATCTCTTTAGATAGTTTAAATTGAAGATTACAAATTGGCAACATAGTGGCTCCCAGAGTGGAGGGTTAATTAGATCTGAAGAAAGGACAAAATCCTTCCCTCTCAACCCAGGTCAGGTTCTTCCCTTCTCACTCTGCAAGACCAGTGCCATAACACACTTAAATTTTACTCTCCAGAATCAGAAGCTTCACTCCTACTTTAGATTACCTTCCTGTGCCATCGTTCCAGGATCAGGTATACTTGTCTTTTAACCTATGACACAGCACGGAGACACTTTTCAGGACCAGACAGGATGAAACTTAAGGTTTCTCTTTCTCTAGGACAGCAGGCTGTCACAGGaaaagggttatttttttcctgtttttatttaccttttatGAGGATTGTGGAGTAGCTCAGCCAAGCAACGTAGATAATATGAGGATGAACTTGGACATTTTTCTAGTATAGACACATCCACCTTGCAGTGACTCCAAAAGATATCTGCCACTTGGGGGATAGTGACTTTCCAAGGGATTTTTGCACTGGCAATGACTTTCTCATCATTTCCATCTACTTCCAACAGACTAGTACATTCTTGCTCATTTTCTGGCACAATGTAggtctgaataaaaaaaagctttggttTTCCTAGGAGTTCAGGACATGAGTctgctgtaaaatatttctttatttgttcCAAAGGGAATCCAGAAAAGGTATGGTCTGTACAGAAGATGCTCTGAGGACTTCCATGGCTGACCAATATGCAAACGAAGCTGTCACAACTTCTATGCTCCTGCAACCTTGCAACTTTAAGCAATGTTTGATTCATGgtgttaatatttaaatatctgtGACAACGAACATCATAGCCTAAGCCTCtgaaggtctcttccaacacatctgaaaaaagCAAGATGTAATTAAGTCAGAGCACATCAGGACTCAATCTCAGCTATCTTGAATTAcaatatttacaatattttgcTACTGGAAATAAGATGTTTATTTtatcacaattaaaaaataggGAGTACTTGATGTCGATCACAGTACATTACATATTTATAGTGCTCTATGCATGCTGTGTTTAATATGACTGATACGTTTCACGATAGCAAGATACTATTATTTGGCATGTGATCTGTTCCAAACTCCAAGACACTTGTATGCTTTCATTCAGAGCCAGTATCCCAAGTTCCTAGGGTTTAAAATACTAGGCAAGAGAAAACATTAGGAAATGCTTCACATGGAATGTTCCTGAAATGGTAGTGATCTGGATAGCACGGGAATTCTGTTTCACCTTTAAGCTTGTCTCTGAATTACTCTGAATGGTCACTATACATATACAGAACTGCACAGGAAACACACAGGCTCCCTTTCATCAGTCAAAAAGGAACCTGCTGCAGTCATTTATGCTTCATATTATATAAAATGGACTTTAAGTCGTGAGTTCCAGGTGGAAAATGGACATTGGGTCTTTAACTGTGACAACAccattttttggggggtaaaCTGAACAATGAACGCTTTCAAATGTGTTAGAAATTAAAGCTGCAGATAACCAAAAATCAAGATTTAACTCTATTGCATTTGTGTTAACCTGTGCTGCAGGAAAATGTGCTATGCTCTGAATAACTACTTTGGATGTTTATTAATATGGGAGTGAAGCCAGATACATAGTGGCTAAAGCCACAGGTATTTTTTAAGTGTTCAGAGAACCACAAGCTACTACTATGACCCATTTGTAGCATCGCATCTTTAGTACAAACCACATACACATTGCCCATGCACGGTTTCTGATCTGACAGGACATATCAAGTGCCATGTTTATGTAAAATGCCTTACAGGCACAGAAAGCTAGACTGTTCCCTGGCTTCAAAAATTTAACAATCCCTAATTAGCACAGGCTATTTCAGAGCTAACTGGTAGCAAAGCAGGATGTGTACTACCACACTGTTTTCCTCAAAAAGCCTATAGTGAAAACAGGGAACAGAAGTTGTAACTTTTCTCAGCAAGATACAGGGTAGATACAAACTGTATACTATAGCAAGATGATAAATGGGAACTATAGGGTTTTATTCCAGTTCTGTTGGTTTGATTAAATTTTGTAAAACAATACAAACACTTtccagacctttttttttttttttaatagacagGAAAATCCCCTCTATTTTAGGCACTGAAACATACTCTCAAAATTCAGATGGAAGATGCAGTATTAATACCGTTTAGCAGTTAACACACTCGATGAAGCACTTCATCCATCAGAGGGCAGTAGTACAGAGGAAAAACGAGAGTTACAGCCAGAGtgctttttctgtaattcaCTTACCTCACTaccatatacacacacaaagatACAAAACTTGGCATCACCTTAGACCATACACACACTCTAAGTGCCACAATTACAAAACATTAAACGCAAAAAACTTAGAGCTGATACCTTGGTTTAACAATGAATCAGAAATTACACATGGTAAACTTTGGATACAGCAATTTTAGGGCAAGACAAAATGCAGCATCAAATGATGCAACCTGTAATTAGAAAACACGTTTCTTCAACAGTAATTAGCTCCCAACAAACCTCCACTGACTACTGAGCACTTCCActcaacataaaaaaataccctttttcttctcctgattGTTTACAACATAAGGATAAGAATTGGCTTCCaaattaaaaagtcaaaagCAGCTATTTACAAAACAGCAAGACTGTACTTACAAAGCAGCAAGGTGCAGTTCAGTTTTAGTTTTATCAGCATCTGATGAATTCACGTTGTTTACACTGGCCATTTTAATTGTTGTAAACCTTGATCCTACAGTACCTATCATTGGTTCAACTTCCTCAGATTAAATTACAGGATAGCTACAGATTCTAATGTTTTCTCATTCTACAGAATCTAACCACAGATACAATTCCTAATGCTCTCCctgctctcttctctttctttggtATTTTCAGACTTCAGAAGTAGTGTGGCACGACTCTTTAGAATAGTGAATGCCTTTCTAACAAAATGCAGTGTTGTATGTCTTGCCTCTCCTGAATCTCATTAGCACAGTAATGTATTTTAGTAAAAGTCTGGCTTTCTATCATGTTAAAATGCTGATGTGCTGGTCACATTAAACATCTAAGACACACTACAAGTTTTAATTGCTTCTGTATCCAATGCACACGTGTATGGAGACTGAGGCACACTAAGACTTGCTTTGGAAGTTTGGAACAACAGCAACAGAGCCATCTAACATGCCAACTGCTAAACACTTAACCCTTTCTTGTCCTTTCCAGTCAGCAGACACCCTCCATCACGTTTGCACTTTCTGTTCTTGTACAAGTACTGAAATGACCATATGAGCTCATGAAGAGCACATGCATTGATTATTTATTATACGCACATCTTTGTATTTAGTAGCAATTATTACGACAAAGTATATTGCCAGTGCAAAAAATTTGTGCCTTCTAAGAAAGGGAAGATCTAAATTTATGTATCTGACTATGAACTGACATAGCAGTTCCTTCTTTAGTTCCCATTTTCTCTAGTGTATGGGCCTTACTTGCTTTTATACTGTTTAATTTAGAAAACTCAGACCTGACAGAGTAAACCACTCTTGTTCGATACATCAGGTCAGCACATGCCATATCCCATTAGAGGCAAGGAAATTTAAAGAGGTTTTTTAAGTAAACAAGGCTATTTTCACACCTCATGCTTTCTTTAGCTGTCCACACTGAAATTTCTCCAGCAACcctttttgcatttgcttttaagaaacagaaCTCCAAGTAGCAAGTAATTATTTTGGTACTAGAACAGATGATCATGCTACCTTCCAGACTAAGGCTGCATAGTAAGTTTCTTGCACCAGAAGGGTCATTTGTTCTCTAAAGCTaccatgaaagagaaaagaacaggaaagtaAAGCAGCAGGCAACAGAACAGAGCAGGATGTTTGATCCCAAGAGCTGCCCCAACTCCCCAGTCTTTCACTTCTTGCCAGGCTGTCTTACCTTCCTCTTGGGGCAAAGTCAGTATTTcagggagtggtggtggtggggtatGGGGTGTAAGAGCAGAAATGAACAAGTGCTTCAGATTGAACAAATTGATTTCTACATCCAGCAATTGCATCCTTGTTTTATCTTTGGCtttttgggttggggttttttttgaccAGAGGTCATCAATAACCTTGGCAGGACAGACCAAAATCAGATCCCAAGGATGCCTCCCTGTTGCATGTAACGGAGTTAAGTGCCTTCCTAGTCGCTCTTCTCCATGCACAGCAGGATTGTGAATCAGTTCTAGTTTCTGTTACCCTAATGGTAAACTAAGTGTCTTGTTTTATATCATTTACTTAAAATACTACTGtcaagcaaagacaaaaattttATGGTCTGTGCTCTACATCCATTGCTCTTCAACAACTACATCTGTAATTCTAAGTTGGTCCATCTGTTGGACCATTAGTTATGAGAAAAGATATGCCCACAAACCCTCTTCTTCCCTTACACCTACTAGCCTATTACAGAACTGTCTGCagtactattttttaaatttttttaaattaaaaaaaaaaacccaaacatttttgtttttagcCTCCTATTACAATGATTAGAGTGGCGTGGGTTTTTCTGTATTCTACAAAGGCAATCAGGAAACCCCCACATTTTAACCATGGCACCGACTACCTTGAATTCTATGTgcaaactggtttttttttgctttttgttgctggttGTTGAGtcgtggggttttttaactaaACCAAGAGGAAACAAAGAGAATACCTTTCCCTACAAAGCTATGATGATTTAGTTAGACTGTGTCAGACGTGACAGAGGCCTACACACATTATTGATAAAGGACCATGTGCATTCAGCTATTCAAAATCTATGGTGTCCGATATGATTTCATTTCAAATCCacaacagttttgcttttattagcTGTTAGGAAACACTGTCTTTACCACCTCTGCCAATAATCTGCTGTATGACTGTAGATTAACTATTCTGTTggtctcctttttctcctgccCAAAATTCAGGCCACCCCCTTCCAAGTTTGTTCATTCAAAGATTCTGCAccaaagaacaaaccaaaattgTTTGCAATAGTTAGGACAGCTGGCTTTATAAGACTGACTAGAACTGATAGACCAACTGACTGGGACCAACACTACCCTAGTCTGTCTGGTAAATGTACATCATATTCTTTATACTAAATTGTTCCAGTTATCAGAGATTAACAAGATAAGGAACTTGAAATTCCAGAGACTTACCCGTGTCATTGCCAATACAGTCTATTATCAGGCATACTCCTAAAGGTTGACTTTGCATTCTGTACTGATCATCAAACACCTGAGGAACATGAAGGACAAATTCTGAGTTAATATGTCATTCTCTTAACTTACAGACTTGATTCTTTTCTCAAATATAACCACCTCAGACCTATtcaattatgaaaaaaacaacagaatgtAGAGTAGCTAGGTGAAGTCTGTCTACTGGTATGTAGTATGTCATATCtgcacaacagaaacaaaaccaaaaaatcagaATACATGGACTAATGACTTTTTTCTCCCTATTTCTAGTACAGGTTTAATTTTTGCATCCTTGTTATGCAATCTTACTACCATAATGATCCTTTAAACAAAGGCTAAGACTGTACCAGAAATGAGAAGCAAGTTTGAGACTGAACCTCAACTCTGGACAGATATTCaaatgtgtaaaaaaacccctcaaaacaaaagcaaagaaagcagtttTATGGGGTGAAGGGGCTTTTTAAAGACCTGGACTATGACAGCAATGATCCTTCTATAGTACTTCCAAACTGATTTCTTTATGTGTAACTGCAGCTGAGATGTTGGGAGCTACAAGCTTCATATTGCCAACACAATAAATGTAGAGAAGTGTGTTCTTCAGGTGAGCAAGCAAGCACTGCCCATCAGAACATTTAATTCTTTTGTTTAATGGAACAACCTCCTTGTTCCTAAATAATCTGTAATGACTTTATCACAATTCCTCTCCCCTTCAAAAAGATTACAATTAATTGGCTATAGGTAACTCCCTGGTTCCTGGCCTATAGGGGAGCTTGTGTCCATTCTTATTATTAATACCCAAAGCATGTCTGTCTTCTACCTGAAGAGTCAGGGACAGGAAGAGAATAAAGGACAAAATTTACTGCATGCAAAGAAACCCCACAATTTCTAATGCCAATGACAAGAGGTCTGACTTCCAACAGGTTTTGACTTAGCCTCCACCAATAAATACACAAGTTCGCCGTGTACACCACATGCATGTGCATTTTGCACACTGCTGCTTCCGAGTTACAGcagatattttatattaaaaatatgttcttcaAAAGTAATTCATAGAACCTGTTTATGGCTGAGGAAGATATGGACATACACACTGTTCTGTTTGCATGCAACTACAGGAAATCTCAAAACGAAACACAAAGATAACTAAGGTAAATACCTGCAgaaggtttttttatatttacacGCATACATAAGCACAAGCACATACCTTATGGGACACTGATCCTGATTCCTGAACGGACATGTGGACTGGTTCTGCTGCAGTAAAAACACACAGAAGTAATCTTGAATGTAGGAACCAGTGACATTTCTCTGATGCCAGATCAGTTAAAGAGGAACCGCTCCAGTTCAACCAAGTTCTTACTCACCTGGACATCTTAGTGTCTATGTATCCTATTGAAGtccaaacccccccccccccaaattttCACCTCTAAAATGATATTTGGATTGCATTCTACATTGATTGTGACTAGAATAAACAAACAATCTCTCCTACGCTGACAGAATTCAGCCATCtactcttttaaaaatcaccacATGTGAGAGTTATTTTGGGTTTCTAGAAAGAACACAACA comes from the Falco peregrinus isolate bFalPer1 chromosome 8, bFalPer1.pri, whole genome shotgun sequence genome and includes:
- the CFLAR gene encoding CASP8 and FADD-like apoptosis regulator isoform X1, whose translation is MTRCQVPAALIYQIEQELDKEEEEMMVFLCRDLAPDLATGNLREVLVALNEREKLSFLGLSELLYRVKRFDLLRRILKTEKGTVEANLARSLRFVPDYRVLMVEINENLEKEEVGSLVFLLRDYAPRMKMAKDKSFLALVVDLEKLNLVTPNQLDLIENCFQNIHRIDLIRKIQKYKHEALMPSVHTQPVYVNALQASLPNLTLIDPPYSSGIQNVNKENSQNGQSLTLAEPVHMSVQESGSVSHKVFDDQYRMQSQPLGVCLIIDCIGNDTDVLEETFRGLGYDVRCHRYLNINTMNQTLLKVARLQEHRSCDSFVCILVSHGSPQSIFCTDHTFSGFPLEQIKKYFTADSCPELLGKPKLFFIQTYIVPENEQECTSLLEVDGNDEKVIASAKIPWKVTIPQVADIFWSHCKVDVSILEKCPSSSSYYLRCLAELLHNPHKRKLSILDIHTELNRKVYEWNQTADPSHQYSLLLQHTLRKKLFLSPT
- the CFLAR gene encoding CASP8 and FADD-like apoptosis regulator isoform X4, with the translated sequence MVEINENLEKEEVGSLVFLLRDYAPRMKMAKDKSFLALVVDLEKLNLVTPNQLDLIENCFQNIHRIDLIRKIQKYKHEALMPSVHTQPVYVNALQASLPNLTLIDPPYSSGIQNVNKENSQNGQSLTLAEPVHMSVQESGSVSHKVFDDQYRMQSQPLGVCLIIDCIGNDTDVLEETFRGLGYDVRCHRYLNINTMNQTLLKVARLQEHRSCDSFVCILVSHGSPQSIFCTDHTFSGFPLEQIKKYFTADSCPELLGKPKLFFIQTYIVPENEQECTSLLEVDGNDEKVIASAKIPWKVTIPQVADIFWSHCKVDVSILEKCPSSSSYYLRCLAELLHNPHKRKLSILDIHTELNRKVYEWNQTADPSHQYSLLLQHTLRKKLFLSPT
- the CFLAR gene encoding CASP8 and FADD-like apoptosis regulator isoform X2, whose amino-acid sequence is MTRCQVPAALIYQIEQELDKEEEEMMVFLCRDLAPDLATGNLREVLVALNEREKLSFLGLSELLYRVKRFDLLRRILKTEKGTVEANLARSLRFVPDYRVLMVEINENLEKEEVGSLVFLLRDYAPRMKMAKDKSFLALVVDLEKLNLVTPNQLDLIENCFQNIHRIDLIRKIQKYKHEALMPSVHTQPVYVNALQASLPNLTLIDPPYSSGIQNVNKENSQNGQSLTLEPVHMSVQESGSVSHKVFDDQYRMQSQPLGVCLIIDCIGNDTDVLEETFRGLGYDVRCHRYLNINTMNQTLLKVARLQEHRSCDSFVCILVSHGSPQSIFCTDHTFSGFPLEQIKKYFTADSCPELLGKPKLFFIQTYIVPENEQECTSLLEVDGNDEKVIASAKIPWKVTIPQVADIFWSHCKVDVSILEKCPSSSSYYLRCLAELLHNPHKRKLSILDIHTELNRKVYEWNQTADPSHQYSLLLQHTLRKKLFLSPT